The following proteins are co-located in the Pseudomonas synxantha genome:
- a CDS encoding Zn-dependent hydrolase, with the protein MNSFAQPLQSNAPLINRDRLWQSLMDLARLGATAKGGVCRLALTDLDRQARDLFVQWCEAAGCSVTVDAIGNIFARRAGSNPALPPVMTGSHIDTQPTGGKFDGCYGVMAGLEVIRTLNDLQIETQAPIEVVVWTNEEGSRFPPCMMGSGVFAGKFDLQDTLDKRDDHGLSVGAELQRIGYAGSRAVLGHPVGAYFEAHIEQGPVLEDQATTIGVVMGCLGQKWFDLTLTGVEAHAGPTPMHLRKDALVGAAEVVSAVNRIAHQQQPHACGTVGCLSLHPGSRNVIPGQVQMTIDLRHLHADKLQAMVDEVRGVIETTAARHGLTFELTPTADFPPLDFHPTCVNAVREAASALGLSHMDIVSGAGHDAIFVAELGPAGMIFVPCEGGISHNEIENATPDDLAAGCAVLLRAMVNAAQGDLA; encoded by the coding sequence ATGAATAGTTTTGCGCAACCGCTGCAGAGCAACGCCCCGCTGATCAACCGCGACCGCCTGTGGCAATCGCTGATGGACCTGGCCCGACTCGGCGCCACCGCCAAGGGTGGCGTGTGCCGCCTGGCCCTCACCGATCTGGACCGCCAGGCCCGTGACCTGTTTGTGCAGTGGTGCGAAGCGGCCGGGTGCAGCGTCACTGTCGACGCCATCGGCAATATCTTTGCGCGTCGTGCCGGAAGCAACCCCGCCCTGCCCCCGGTGATGACCGGCAGCCACATCGACACTCAACCCACCGGCGGCAAGTTCGACGGTTGCTACGGGGTGATGGCCGGACTGGAAGTGATCCGTACCTTGAATGACTTGCAGATCGAGACCCAAGCGCCGATTGAAGTGGTGGTGTGGACCAACGAAGAAGGCTCGCGCTTCCCGCCGTGCATGATGGGTTCCGGGGTATTTGCCGGGAAGTTCGACTTGCAGGACACCCTCGACAAACGCGACGACCACGGCCTGTCGGTAGGCGCCGAATTGCAGCGCATCGGCTATGCCGGTTCCCGTGCGGTTTTGGGCCATCCGGTCGGCGCCTACTTCGAAGCGCATATCGAGCAAGGCCCGGTACTGGAAGACCAGGCCACCACTATCGGCGTGGTCATGGGCTGCCTGGGCCAGAAATGGTTCGACCTGACCCTCACCGGCGTCGAAGCCCACGCCGGCCCCACCCCGATGCACCTGCGCAAGGACGCCCTGGTCGGCGCCGCCGAGGTGGTCAGCGCAGTCAACCGTATCGCCCATCAGCAACAACCCCATGCCTGCGGCACCGTTGGTTGCCTGAGCCTGCACCCCGGTTCGCGCAATGTGATTCCAGGCCAGGTGCAGATGACCATCGACTTGCGCCACCTGCATGCCGACAAGTTGCAAGCCATGGTCGATGAAGTGCGCGGCGTGATCGAAACCACGGCCGCCCGCCACGGCTTGACCTTTGAGCTGACGCCCACCGCCGACTTCCCGCCGCTGGACTTCCACCCGACCTGCGTCAATGCCGTGCGCGAGGCTGCGAGCGCCTTGGGCTTGAGCCATATGGACATCGTCAGCGGCGCCGGGCATGACGCGATTTTCGTCGCCGAACTGGGCCCGGCCGGGATGATCTTTGTGCCGTGCGAAGGCGGCATCAGCCATAACGAAATCGAAAACGCCACACCGGATGACCTGGCGGCAGGTTGCGCAGTGTTGCTGCGGGCCATGGTGAATGCGGCACAGGGGGATCTGGCATGA
- a CDS encoding ABC transporter ATP-binding protein: MLIVENIHSYYDKSHVLEGVSLTVNPGELVTLLGRNGAGKTTTLRSILGIICPRQGQVHFNGQALVGQKIFEIARQGLALVPENRGIFRLLTVEENLRIAARKNSRWQLEDVYAMFPRLKERRKNAGHALSGGEQQMLAIARALLNDPKLLILDEPTEGLAPVIVDELVKILRKVKDDGLPVLLVEQNLMVCDKLADRHYVLEQGRVVYEGSAADFRADPSIKNRYLALSA; encoded by the coding sequence ATGCTGATCGTCGAGAATATCCATTCCTACTACGACAAGAGCCATGTGCTGGAGGGCGTGTCATTGACCGTCAACCCCGGCGAGCTGGTGACCCTGCTGGGTCGCAATGGCGCCGGCAAGACCACCACTTTGCGCAGCATCCTGGGCATCATCTGCCCGCGCCAGGGCCAGGTTCACTTCAACGGCCAGGCACTGGTGGGGCAGAAGATCTTTGAAATCGCACGTCAGGGCTTGGCGCTGGTGCCGGAGAACCGTGGGATTTTCCGTCTGCTGACCGTTGAGGAAAACCTGCGCATCGCCGCCCGCAAGAACAGCCGCTGGCAGCTGGAAGACGTCTACGCCATGTTCCCGCGCCTCAAGGAACGGCGCAAAAACGCCGGCCATGCGTTGTCCGGTGGCGAACAACAGATGCTCGCCATCGCCCGCGCCCTGCTGAACGATCCCAAGCTGCTGATCCTCGACGAACCCACCGAGGGTTTGGCGCCGGTGATTGTCGACGAATTGGTGAAGATCCTGCGCAAGGTCAAGGACGACGGCCTGCCGGTGCTGCTGGTGGAACAGAACCTGATGGTCTGCGACAAGCTCGCCGACCGCCATTACGTACTCGAACAGGGCCGCGTGGTGTACGAAGGCAGCGCTGCTGACTTCCGTGCCGACCCGTCGATCAAGAACCGCTATCTGGCCCTGAGTGCCTGA
- a CDS encoding ABC transporter ATP-binding protein, which yields MSILLETRNLELAYGAFHAVNGVNLKVEAGTIHTIIGPNGAGKTSLFHCLTGERQATAGAMHFDGKNLMRKPAHARVGLGMARSFQLTSLFQNLSVRENLRLAAQGRDGARALNFWRRVDSKREHLEMADQVLERLQLTARADTLAGELSHGQQRVLEVGMSICSKPKLLMLDEPTSGMGIDDIPIMTQLISDLGRDHTVLLIEHNMSIVMSISQRITVMSHGQILVEGTPDFVRADERVRTAYLGEAA from the coding sequence ATGAGCATCCTGCTGGAAACCCGGAACCTGGAACTGGCCTACGGCGCGTTCCATGCAGTCAATGGCGTCAACCTCAAGGTCGAGGCCGGCACCATCCACACCATCATCGGCCCCAACGGCGCCGGCAAGACCAGCCTGTTCCACTGCCTGACCGGCGAACGCCAGGCCACCGCCGGGGCGATGCATTTCGACGGCAAGAACCTGATGCGCAAACCGGCCCACGCCCGTGTCGGCCTGGGCATGGCGCGCTCGTTCCAGCTCACCAGCCTGTTCCAGAACCTCAGCGTGCGCGAAAACCTGCGCCTGGCCGCCCAGGGCCGTGACGGTGCGCGCGCCCTGAATTTCTGGCGCCGTGTGGACAGCAAGCGCGAACACCTGGAGATGGCCGACCAGGTGCTGGAACGCCTGCAACTCACCGCCCGTGCCGACACCTTGGCCGGCGAGTTGTCCCACGGCCAGCAGCGGGTACTGGAAGTGGGCATGTCGATCTGTTCCAAACCGAAACTGCTGATGCTCGACGAGCCCACTTCGGGCATGGGCATCGACGACATCCCGATCATGACCCAACTGATCAGCGACCTCGGCCGCGACCACACGGTGCTGCTGATCGAACACAACATGAGCATTGTCATGTCCATCAGCCAACGTATCACGGTGATGAGCCACGGCCAGATCCTGGTGGAAGGCACGCCGGATTTCGTGCGTGCCGATGAGCGTGTGCGTACTGCGTACCTTGGGGAGGCTGCCTGA
- a CDS encoding branched-chain amino acid ABC transporter permease, with protein sequence MSEKNPLPFAKTQSKAMLLWVLAVLIGLPLLLPSATLATEILIFAMAALACNLLLGYTGLLSFGQGIFFGAGAYCAALLMIHLQLGLFTALLGAAIAGGFLALLVGALAIRRTGIYFVMLTLAFSQMAYFVAYTLSDWTGGDNGLLSVPRPEIRIGDTVLLSLADARAFYAFVAVLFLLIFIGARRVIASPFGSTLMAIRENETRASAIGYDTRHFKILVFVLSGAVTGIAGALYAMLLHFVPLSNIDLAMSENILIMTIVGGTGSLFGSLLGAGSIVLLGDFLSDLWPRWLMLLGVILILVVIFMRGGLWGGLASLFEKVRGSRKPAVVTKEQEL encoded by the coding sequence ATGAGCGAGAAAAACCCCCTGCCGTTTGCCAAGACGCAATCCAAAGCCATGCTGCTGTGGGTATTGGCGGTGCTGATCGGCCTGCCGTTGCTATTGCCCTCGGCGACCCTGGCCACCGAGATCCTGATCTTTGCCATGGCTGCCCTGGCGTGCAACCTGCTGCTGGGCTACACCGGGCTGTTGTCGTTCGGCCAAGGCATCTTCTTTGGCGCCGGTGCCTATTGCGCAGCACTGCTGATGATTCACCTGCAACTGGGGTTGTTCACCGCACTGCTGGGTGCCGCCATCGCCGGCGGTTTCCTGGCATTGCTGGTGGGCGCCCTGGCGATTCGTCGCACCGGCATCTACTTCGTGATGCTGACCTTGGCGTTCAGCCAGATGGCCTACTTCGTCGCCTACACCTTGAGCGATTGGACCGGCGGCGACAACGGCCTGCTCAGCGTGCCACGCCCGGAAATCCGTATCGGTGACACCGTACTGTTATCGCTGGCCGACGCTCGCGCCTTCTATGCTTTTGTCGCGGTGCTGTTCCTGCTGATCTTTATCGGCGCACGCCGGGTGATCGCTTCGCCGTTCGGCAGCACGCTGATGGCGATCCGCGAAAACGAAACCCGCGCCTCGGCCATCGGCTACGACACGCGGCACTTCAAGATCCTGGTGTTCGTGCTGTCCGGCGCGGTCACCGGGATTGCCGGGGCGCTGTACGCCATGTTGCTGCACTTTGTGCCGCTGTCGAACATCGACCTGGCGATGTCCGAGAACATCCTGATCATGACCATTGTCGGCGGTACGGGCTCGCTGTTCGGCTCCCTGCTTGGTGCCGGTTCCATCGTGCTGCTGGGGGATTTCCTCTCCGACCTGTGGCCGCGCTGGCTGATGCTGCTGGGGGTGATCCTGATCCTGGTGGTGATCTTCATGCGTGGTGGTTTATGGGGCGGCCTGGCGTCGCTGTTCGAGAAGGTGCGTGGCAGCCGCAAACCCGCCGTCGTCACCAAGGAGCAAGAGCTATGA
- a CDS encoding branched-chain amino acid ABC transporter permease: protein MLNLYLFQILNGLGLGMIYFLIAVGLTIIFGLLNFVNFAHGAFFLLGAYICYTAVSLTGSFWLALLIAPLVVAALAWVIERLLIQRIYHLPHMFQILVTLGIALIIQEASVMIWGPVGKSVAVPELLRGVLVVGDFVYPYYRLFLIVFSGLVGLGLWLLLERTRFGALVRAGSESTETVSLLGTNIFRLFSMTFALGVALAGVAGVLFAPLRGAQPFVGPEILGVAFVVVVIGGMGSFSGALVGGLLVGVVQSLMTTLWPQGASLMIYGAMAVVILVRPYGLFGRA from the coding sequence ATGCTTAATCTTTACCTGTTCCAGATCCTCAACGGCCTTGGGCTGGGGATGATCTATTTCCTGATTGCGGTCGGGCTGACGATCATTTTCGGCCTGCTCAACTTCGTCAACTTTGCCCACGGCGCGTTCTTCCTGCTGGGGGCCTACATCTGCTACACCGCCGTCAGCCTCACCGGCAGCTTCTGGCTGGCGCTGCTGATCGCGCCGCTGGTGGTCGCCGCACTGGCCTGGGTGATCGAGCGCTTGCTGATCCAACGGATCTACCACTTGCCGCACATGTTCCAGATCCTGGTGACCCTGGGCATCGCACTGATCATCCAGGAAGCCAGCGTGATGATCTGGGGCCCGGTGGGCAAGAGCGTCGCGGTACCGGAACTGCTGCGCGGCGTGCTGGTGGTGGGGGATTTCGTCTACCCCTACTACCGCCTGTTCCTCATCGTGTTTTCCGGGCTGGTTGGCCTCGGCCTGTGGCTGCTGCTGGAACGCACGCGCTTCGGCGCCCTGGTGCGCGCCGGCAGTGAGAGCACCGAAACCGTGTCGCTGCTGGGCACCAATATCTTCCGCCTGTTCTCCATGACCTTCGCCCTCGGCGTAGCCCTGGCCGGTGTCGCCGGCGTGCTGTTCGCACCGTTGCGCGGCGCCCAGCCCTTTGTCGGGCCTGAAATTCTCGGGGTGGCGTTCGTGGTGGTGGTGATCGGCGGCATGGGTTCCTTCAGCGGTGCGCTGGTCGGCGGTTTGCTGGTGGGCGTGGTGCAAAGCCTGATGACCACACTCTGGCCCCAGGGTGCGAGCCTGATGATCTACGGCGCGATGGCCGTGGTGATTCTGGTGCGCCCCTACGGCCTGTTCGGGAGAGCCTGA
- a CDS encoding ABC transporter substrate-binding protein translates to MQRRTLLKASLTAAAALSLPLSVRSAFAAEPFTFYGLKSMSGAFASYGKFADMGSRLAVDQHPELLGRPLNYKVIDTEGNAGKAVRKVQEAIQQDGARFFQGCTLSSSALAVAKEVDKVGGVFMTPVGADEVTGKDCNKATFRWSVPTYGAIRETMVPLIKLLPDAKRWYTITPQYVFGEALLEGARNVLKEHGLEHVGNSYHSLQEQEFSGYLTNAISTRPDVLVLLNFGSQSSNTLRQAVNFGIKERMKVLLVWSAGLDQFQELGSDVLEGVYLGAQYWHQVDTPLNRELVKLTQAKYGINPTYPLAADYISTKVMLDTIIATGSFDGATVAKAMQGLSYEGPTGKESIRAGDHQVIKDYYLLIGKASGDMADKDDLAKVLSAGQSFPAVEATGCSLG, encoded by the coding sequence ATGCAGCGTCGTACGTTATTGAAAGCCAGCCTCACCGCGGCCGCCGCCCTCAGCTTGCCGCTGAGCGTGCGTTCGGCATTCGCCGCCGAGCCCTTTACCTTTTACGGCCTCAAGTCCATGTCTGGTGCCTTTGCCAGCTATGGCAAATTTGCCGACATGGGTTCGCGCCTGGCAGTGGACCAGCACCCCGAGCTGCTCGGGCGCCCGCTGAACTACAAGGTCATCGACACCGAAGGCAACGCCGGCAAGGCGGTGCGCAAGGTGCAGGAGGCGATTCAGCAAGACGGCGCACGGTTCTTCCAGGGTTGCACCTTGTCCTCCTCCGCCCTCGCGGTGGCCAAGGAAGTCGACAAGGTCGGCGGCGTGTTCATGACCCCGGTGGGCGCCGATGAAGTCACCGGTAAAGACTGCAACAAGGCGACCTTCCGCTGGTCGGTGCCCACCTACGGCGCGATCCGCGAAACCATGGTGCCGCTGATCAAGCTGCTGCCGGACGCCAAGCGCTGGTACACCATCACCCCGCAATACGTGTTCGGCGAAGCCTTGCTCGAAGGCGCCAGGAACGTGCTCAAGGAGCACGGCCTGGAACACGTCGGCAACAGCTATCACTCGCTGCAGGAGCAGGAGTTCTCCGGTTACCTGACCAATGCCATTTCCACCCGGCCCGATGTGCTGGTGCTGCTCAACTTCGGCAGCCAGTCGTCCAACACCCTGCGCCAGGCAGTGAACTTCGGCATCAAGGAGCGCATGAAGGTACTGCTGGTGTGGTCGGCCGGCCTCGACCAGTTCCAGGAACTGGGCAGCGATGTGCTCGAAGGCGTGTACCTCGGCGCGCAGTACTGGCACCAGGTCGACACCCCGCTCAATCGTGAACTGGTCAAGCTGACCCAGGCCAAATACGGGATCAACCCCACCTACCCGCTGGCCGCCGACTACATCAGTACCAAGGTCATGCTCGACACCATCATTGCCACCGGCAGCTTCGACGGTGCAACCGTGGCCAAGGCCATGCAGGGCTTGAGCTACGAAGGCCCGACCGGCAAAGAGTCGATCCGTGCCGGCGACCATCAGGTGATCAAGGATTACTACCTGCTGATCGGCAAGGCCAGCGGCGACATGGCCGACAAGGACGACCTGGCCAAAGTGCTCAGCGCCGGCCAATCGTTCCCTGCGGTCGAGGCGACGGGCTGCTCGCTCGGCTGA
- a CDS encoding FadR/GntR family transcriptional regulator, with protein MLTRPLRRKRQKLSDVIVESVKRSIVTDALKPGDRLPTERELMESFQCSKGSAREALKALEVEGLVSTRTGPSGGAYLNQAGTEPASRALRNYLHFQHLDGEQVYQLRKVIEVELAVSVLGRLGEDDYQALQANVDFCSAPEDSEAGQREQRLAELEFHNLLARACPNPLLSFMAQFLNDLLRDLVVLKKAYKPKRKQFDAANLDYHKQLLIAFRAGDEGAVRSLMHEHMCDAEHHMTALEGQVSPHFLLEFDHS; from the coding sequence ATGCTGACTCGTCCGCTGCGCCGCAAACGCCAGAAGCTGTCCGATGTAATTGTCGAATCGGTCAAGCGCTCCATCGTCACCGATGCCCTGAAGCCCGGCGACCGCCTGCCCACTGAGCGCGAGCTGATGGAGAGCTTCCAGTGCTCCAAGGGCTCGGCCCGTGAAGCGCTCAAGGCGCTGGAGGTCGAGGGCCTGGTGAGCACGCGCACCGGCCCCAGTGGTGGCGCCTATCTGAACCAGGCCGGCACCGAGCCGGCCAGCCGCGCCTTGCGCAACTACCTGCACTTCCAGCATCTGGATGGCGAGCAGGTCTATCAATTGCGCAAGGTCATCGAAGTGGAACTGGCGGTGTCAGTACTCGGGCGCTTGGGCGAAGACGACTATCAAGCCCTGCAAGCCAACGTGGATTTCTGCAGCGCCCCCGAAGACAGCGAAGCCGGCCAGCGCGAACAGCGCCTGGCGGAACTGGAGTTCCACAACCTGCTGGCCAGGGCTTGCCCCAACCCGCTGCTGAGCTTTATGGCGCAGTTTCTCAACGACCTGCTGCGCGACCTGGTGGTGCTGAAAAAAGCCTACAAGCCCAAGCGCAAGCAGTTCGACGCGGCCAACCTCGATTATCACAAGCAACTGCTGATCGCTTTTCGTGCAGGTGATGAGGGCGCGGTGCGCAGCTTGATGCATGAGCATATGTGCGATGCCGAACACCACATGACCGCCCTTGAAGGCCAAGTCAGCCCCCACTTCCTTCTGGAGTTCGATCACTCTTAA
- a CDS encoding alpha/beta fold hydrolase codes for MKPSVFVKSLACLCCWLIPNLALAEPLIAPTAIDWLLDCPLPTTARLDPEVVERTQCGLVSVPRDHAAPERGRIRLSVTRVGARQPLDREGVVFIQAGEPSPAREAPFALHLASRWESLATRAYRTLVDRYDVIELSARDLRQMNAVEQAARDMEFVRVQLGEARLNYLGNATAARLGSRYGALYPERVARMVLINAEPGEPIAMGVEQLLLKESNADGCVSRWLGDFLAFGKQPPPSARCLDLGTWR; via the coding sequence ATGAAACCCAGCGTTTTCGTAAAAAGCCTGGCCTGCCTCTGCTGCTGGCTGATACCCAACCTGGCGCTGGCCGAGCCCTTGATTGCCCCTACTGCGATCGACTGGCTGCTGGACTGCCCCCTGCCCACGACGGCGCGCCTGGACCCAGAGGTCGTAGAACGCACCCAATGCGGCCTGGTCAGCGTACCCCGCGACCATGCCGCTCCCGAGCGCGGCCGTATACGCCTGAGCGTAACCCGCGTCGGCGCACGGCAACCGCTCGACCGCGAAGGTGTGGTGTTTATCCAGGCCGGCGAGCCCTCTCCGGCCAGGGAAGCGCCTTTCGCCCTGCATCTGGCCAGCCGCTGGGAATCCCTTGCCACCCGCGCCTATCGCACATTGGTTGACCGTTATGACGTCATCGAACTGAGCGCCCGCGACCTACGGCAGATGAATGCGGTCGAGCAAGCCGCACGGGACATGGAGTTTGTACGCGTGCAACTCGGCGAGGCACGCCTCAACTACCTGGGCAACGCCACCGCCGCCCGCCTCGGCAGCCGCTACGGCGCGCTGTATCCCGAGCGCGTGGCGCGCATGGTGCTGATCAATGCCGAGCCTGGCGAACCTATCGCCATGGGCGTCGAGCAACTCCTGCTCAAGGAGTCGAACGCCGACGGCTGTGTCAGCCGCTGGCTGGGGGATTTCCTTGCCTTCGGCAAACAGCCACCGCCGTCCGCCCGTTGCCTCGACCTCGGCACCTGGCGTTGA
- a CDS encoding efflux transporter outer membrane subunit, whose protein sequence is MNNRSIPAQLSALSLCLLLSACTGNPPTLASGIAPPAAWQYAERETTQATNQRWWTQFGSPALNRLIDQARRDSFDVAAAMARVRQAQATAVIAGAPLLPEVKFNLASSHQRLLRGQGGPDLDASQSDETVNNFGANFSASYEVDFWGGRAAARDSALYSLRASESDQATVELTLLSNVADRYAQTLAAQQRQHIAELNLANARNVLGLVQTRYDAGSATALELAQQKSLVAGQQRQLPLIQQVAEEARITLAALLGQPVQALDLGHEAFQTLTWPSIGPGVPSQLLSRRPDLAKAEAELAAAQADVSVARAAMLPAVTLGATLGSDAYKAGQILRSPYYTLTAGLVAPIFNSGRLSAERDKARARQDELLQTYRGAIINGFADVEKGLSSITRLDQQRQWQTEELQQAQAAFQIAQNRYEAGAEDLLTVLETQRTLYAAQDLNVQLRLSRMQASIALYKALGGGWNTES, encoded by the coding sequence GTGAATAATCGATCCATTCCAGCGCAGCTGTCAGCGCTCAGTCTGTGCCTGCTGCTTAGCGCCTGTACCGGCAACCCGCCCACACTCGCCAGCGGCATCGCCCCGCCCGCCGCCTGGCAATACGCCGAACGCGAGACGACCCAGGCCACCAACCAGCGCTGGTGGACGCAGTTTGGCAGCCCGGCGTTGAACCGCCTGATCGACCAGGCCCGGCGCGACAGTTTCGACGTGGCTGCCGCCATGGCCCGGGTGCGGCAGGCCCAGGCCACGGCAGTGATCGCTGGCGCGCCACTGTTGCCGGAGGTGAAATTCAACCTCGCCAGCAGTCACCAGAGGCTGCTGCGCGGCCAGGGCGGGCCGGACCTGGACGCCTCGCAAAGCGACGAAACGGTGAATAATTTCGGCGCAAACTTCAGCGCCAGCTATGAAGTGGACTTCTGGGGCGGCCGCGCTGCCGCCCGCGACAGCGCACTCTACAGCCTGCGCGCCAGTGAGTCGGACCAGGCCACGGTGGAGCTGACCTTGCTCAGCAACGTGGCCGACCGCTATGCGCAAACCCTGGCCGCGCAGCAACGCCAACACATTGCCGAACTCAACCTGGCCAATGCGCGCAACGTCCTCGGCCTGGTGCAGACCCGCTACGACGCAGGCTCCGCCACCGCCCTGGAGCTGGCCCAGCAGAAAAGCCTGGTGGCCGGCCAGCAACGGCAATTGCCGCTGATCCAACAGGTGGCCGAAGAGGCGCGGATCACCCTCGCCGCCCTCCTCGGCCAGCCGGTGCAGGCCCTCGACCTGGGCCATGAAGCCTTCCAGACGCTCACCTGGCCATCCATAGGCCCGGGCGTACCGAGCCAACTGCTGAGCCGGCGCCCCGACCTGGCCAAGGCCGAAGCCGAGCTGGCCGCTGCCCAGGCGGATGTCAGCGTGGCCCGCGCCGCCATGCTGCCCGCCGTGACCCTCGGCGCCACGCTCGGCTCCGACGCCTATAAGGCTGGGCAAATCCTGCGTAGCCCCTACTACACCCTGACCGCTGGCCTGGTCGCACCCATCTTCAACAGCGGCCGTTTAAGCGCCGAGCGCGACAAGGCCCGGGCGCGCCAGGATGAGCTGCTGCAAACCTATCGAGGAGCGATCATCAACGGCTTTGCCGATGTAGAAAAAGGCCTGAGCAGCATCACCCGCCTGGACCAGCAACGCCAGTGGCAGACCGAAGAGCTGCAACAGGCGCAGGCGGCATTCCAGATTGCACAAAACCGCTATGAGGCCGGGGCCGAGGACTTGCTCACGGTGCTGGAGACCCAACGCACCCTCTACGCCGCCCAAGACTTGAACGTGCAATTGCGCCTGTCGCGTATGCAAGCCAGCATCGCCCTGTACAAGGCATTAGGGGGGGGTTGGAACACCGAAAGCTGA
- a CDS encoding MacB family efflux pump subunit has protein sequence MATPLIELKHICKSYGGGDSPQVDVLRGIDLSIQAGEFVAIVGASGSGKSTLMNILGCLDRPTEGDYLFAGENVAHLGSDELAWLRREAFGFVFQGYHLIPSGSAQENVEMPAIYAGISAAQRHARANALLTRLGLAERTGNRPHQLSGGQQQRVSIARALMNGGHIILADEPTGALDSHSGAEVMTLLDELAGQGHVVILITHDREVAARANRIIEIRDGQIISDSADTCTVKPALAAGALQAVDLRQRLADGAEHNGAWKAELLDAVQAAWRVMWVNRFRTALTLLGIIIGVASVVVMLAVGEGSKRQVMAQMGAFGSNIIYLSGSSPNPRTPSGIVTLKDVEALAALPQVKRIMPVNGAEAGVRFANVDYMAYVGGNDTNFPHLFNWPVVEGSYFTEADEQAAATVAVIGARIRQKLFKDVPNPIGQYILIENVPFQVIGVLAEKGSSSGDKDSDDRIAIPYSAASVRLFGSYNPEYVVIGTTDARKVHEAEVAIDQLMLKLHNGKRDYELTNNAAMIQAEARTQNSLSLMLGSIAAISLLVGGIGVMNIMLMTVRERTREIGIRMATGARQRDILRQFLTEAVMLSVVGGLFGIALALLVGGVLVLAEVAVQFSLVAVFGAFGCALVTGVVFGFMPARKAARLDPVKALTSE, from the coding sequence GTGGCCACGCCGCTGATCGAACTCAAGCACATCTGCAAATCCTACGGCGGCGGCGACAGCCCGCAGGTCGACGTGTTGCGCGGCATCGACCTGTCGATCCAGGCCGGGGAGTTCGTCGCCATTGTCGGTGCCTCCGGTTCCGGCAAGTCGACGCTGATGAATATCCTTGGCTGCCTCGACCGACCGACCGAAGGCGACTACCTCTTCGCCGGGGAAAACGTCGCCCACCTGGGCAGCGACGAGCTGGCCTGGCTGCGCCGTGAAGCCTTCGGGTTTGTGTTCCAAGGCTACCATTTGATTCCCTCAGGCTCGGCCCAGGAAAACGTCGAGATGCCGGCGATCTATGCCGGCATCAGCGCTGCCCAACGGCATGCCCGCGCCAACGCCCTGCTCACCCGCCTGGGGCTGGCCGAACGCACCGGCAATCGCCCGCACCAGCTTTCCGGTGGGCAACAGCAACGGGTATCCATCGCCCGCGCCCTGATGAACGGCGGGCATATCATCCTCGCCGACGAACCCACCGGCGCCCTCGACAGCCACAGCGGCGCCGAGGTCATGACCTTGCTCGACGAACTGGCGGGCCAGGGCCATGTGGTCATCCTGATCACCCACGACCGCGAAGTGGCGGCGCGGGCCAACCGTATCATCGAGATCCGCGACGGCCAGATCATCAGCGACTCGGCCGACACCTGCACGGTCAAGCCAGCCCTGGCGGCCGGCGCCCTGCAGGCCGTGGACCTGCGCCAGCGCCTGGCCGACGGCGCCGAGCACAACGGCGCATGGAAGGCCGAGTTGCTGGACGCGGTGCAAGCCGCCTGGCGAGTGATGTGGGTCAACCGCTTCCGCACCGCCCTGACCTTGCTGGGGATCATCATCGGCGTGGCGTCGGTGGTGGTGATGCTAGCGGTGGGCGAAGGCAGCAAACGCCAGGTCATGGCGCAGATGGGCGCGTTCGGCTCCAATATCATCTACCTCAGCGGCTCTTCGCCCAACCCGCGTACGCCATCGGGTATCGTGACCCTCAAGGATGTCGAGGCCCTGGCGGCGTTGCCCCAGGTCAAGCGCATCATGCCGGTCAACGGCGCCGAAGCCGGCGTGCGCTTCGCCAATGTCGACTACATGGCCTACGTGGGTGGCAACGACACCAACTTCCCGCACCTCTTCAACTGGCCGGTGGTCGAGGGCAGCTACTTCACCGAGGCCGACGAACAGGCTGCCGCCACGGTCGCCGTGATCGGCGCGCGCATCCGTCAGAAACTCTTCAAGGACGTGCCCAACCCAATCGGCCAGTACATTCTGATCGAGAATGTGCCGTTCCAGGTGATCGGCGTGCTCGCGGAAAAAGGCTCCAGCTCTGGCGACAAGGACAGTGACGACCGTATCGCCATTCCATATAGCGCCGCCAGTGTTCGCCTGTTCGGCAGCTATAACCCCGAATACGTGGTGATTGGCACCACCGATGCACGCAAGGTGCATGAAGCCGAAGTGGCGATCGACCAGCTGATGTTGAAGCTGCACAACGGCAAGCGTGACTACGAGCTGACCAACAACGCCGCGATGATCCAGGCCGAAGCTCGGACCCAGAATTCCCTGTCGTTGATGCTCGGCTCGATTGCCGCGATTTCCCTGCTGGTCGGCGGTATCGGCGTGATGAACATCATGTTGATGACCGTGCGTGAGCGTACCCGCGAAATCGGCATTCGCATGGCCACCGGGGCGCGCCAGCGCGACATCCTGCGCCAATTTCTCACCGAGGCGGTGATGCTCTCGGTGGTCGGCGGCCTGTTCGGTATCGCCCTGGCGTTGCTGGTGGGCGGCGTGCTGGTGCTGGCCGAAGTGGCGGTACAGTTTTCCCTGGTGGCCGTGTTCGGTGCGTTTGGCTGTGCACTGGTCACCGGCGTCGTATTCGGCTTTATGCCGGCCCGTAAAGCTGCCCGGCTCGATCCGGTTAAGGCGTTGACCAGTGAATAA